A region of the Ostrinia nubilalis chromosome 21, ilOstNubi1.1, whole genome shotgun sequence genome:
CAAGTAGCGAAGGAAAATCGAACTTACACCGCGGGGTAAGtcagcacagcgccatctagttcaCGTTAGGTTGCAACTTTTCCGTTTGCCGCGTTCTACTTCAGACGTAACATCTGTCTACCTTTAGTAATTGATGTGTAACAAAATTGAATTGATGTTTAGTGTCTTTTAATGGGCGAtactgtaataaaataactataattcTTTGTGAAGGAGCGACATGGAATTGTTCTCTATTTTCAAAGACATGCAATATGATTTCCATGGCCTGGAATAAAGAAAATCATACTCCTTTTTGAGTAAATTGTTATCTCTAGATGAAGATTGAGGGAATTTTGGTTAAAAAAACAATGGTAAAATGCTTGATCGAGTCTGGAAATCAAGCTTATACTAATGTTGTTACACACTTCATATTATTACCtgattatttttctttatattgttaaacgcatttaaacaataaacaaaaataaatcaatgaGTATGGTCGAGAGTAGGTACCGGTGTATGCGTATTGATCTAGACcagggtttctcaaactttcGGCTCCAAGAACCTCAGTTAAAGTCTCCAGGGGACAGCAAACCCCTTAAATatctaagtatttaattttcccCACCCTAAAGAAAATTGACTATTGAAGAAAAATAAGGTctcaatttaaataaaagataCCAAACAAAGTGCCAAAGAAATGTCTTTTTAATATGTGATAGGTGTGTCTGTTTCTTATTGCAAATGGATTTAACTTTACGAGTAATTTTGGACAATATTTCAACCTATAACTCTGCCACCATTATGTAAATCTTATCGCGAACCCCCTGACGTCGAATGGCGAACCCCTAGGGATTCGCGTACCCCACTTTGAGAAACTCTGACCTAGACAAATTGTTATTGCGCATGTGGTTTCAGCGAACTCAATGAAATTATAGGTTAACTTACTGTAAACCAGTCATTGCTATATCAATTTGCGACTTAATATGCCTTAATAAGTAGGAATTATATTTGAGCTGTAGTTCCAGTCTGTATCTACTATTTCGTTAGTTACTCTTGACtcttttactatttattttgtgaaccataaaagttttgatttgatttataagGGCAAAGAAACAACGACCTATAATTTAAAGCCATTTATTTACGTTGCAATAAATTACTATGCTAACTAATGcagtgtttattatagtaaaattaaaattaaactaaacAAGTAATTCCTTTTTGTAAACTCAAAACTTGAGAGTTCTTGATGCTTGTAGAtttttcttaataataatagGGATAAGACGGTGGCTGTGAACACTTGCTGCAGCCACAAGATGGTTTGGACTTCTCGAACTTCTCGAATTTGTCGAATTTGTCGAATTTGTCGAACTTCCCGAACTTCTTCTCGCATTTGGACTCACATGCTGGTTTGGCTTCTATATTGCATGGGACCATGGGTGGTACCATATACGCGCTCATTGGGACGGCTGGGGGCGAAGGGGCAGGAATAGGGGTTGGGTAGCCGTACTGGGGAGGAGGTAGGCTGTATTGGGGAGGGGGGAGACTGTATTGGGGTGGGGGGAGACTGTACTGGGGAGGTGGGTAGTAAACAGGCGGAGGAGGAGGAAGCCCGTAAGCAGGCGAGTCACATTCAGGGGGAACCAGAGATATTACGATAGGAGATGCTGGTGGTACTACTGGAGGGGCTACGGGTGGCAGGTATTGAGGAGGAGCAGGCAGCACTACGGGCGCAGGTTGGGGAGCTGGAAGGTAGACTGGGGCTGGCGCTGGTGGTGGGAGATAGACGGGGGCTGGGGCCTGTGGTGGTAGATACACTGGTGCGGGTGGGGGTGGGGCTGGTAGGACTACAGGTGACGGCGGGGGTGGCAGGAGAACTGGGGCTGGTTGTGGAGCTGCACAGGGCTGGGGTGCTGGTAAGATTACCGGCGAAGGGGGTGGCGGCGGCGGTAGTAAGATGGGTTGAGGAGGCGCAGGCAGGTATACAGGAGGGGAAGGAGGTGGTGGTAATAGTACTGGTTGCGGCGCCGGCGAGGGTAAGTACACTGGTGGAGGGGGTAGAGGGAGAGGGGCTGGTAGATATACAGGGGGAGGAGGAGGTAATAAGTACTGGGGAGGAGGTGCTGGTAGCACAAATGGAGGCGGCAGAGGCGGTGGCTTGGGCGCTCCGGCTGGCATCAAGACTATGGTAGATGCTGGTGACTCTAGTAACGAGAGCTTGTCGCATTCTatctctttttctttttctgaaaaaagaaatagaattaCTTGAATTTCATCGATCTTACGAAGGAGTGGTTTAACAAAATTGAGGACAAAtgaatgaaaacaaaatattgtgtaagtacctacataatgtaagtatctaaataaattatattactcACCAAGAATCTTGGTCTTCAATAGAGGTTTCAGCAACCTGCAAAGAAAGATTTTACAATTCATTACTTTTCGTTCACAAAATTCAAGTTACTTTTTACTATATGATACTTACGAAGATAACACCGACTTCTTGCATTCTTTCATTTCCTTCAATGCTTCcaactgaaaaaagaaaaaatagtttGAACCATTTTGCGTGGTGATTTATTTACTTAGTAAATGAGTAAGTGAAACGTGTTACAGCAAATGCATTCCCAACTTTTTATTGAAAGATAAAATACGAAATATGTAAGGAAACTTCCTTAAGTTTGATGTAGGCGGCTTTATTGAAAATGTAAGACTTTTGATGACTCATATCAGAGGGTTTGGTGTGTAGGTTGGATTAAACATGAATTATCTACGATTTGGCCAATCGCATGCCTGAATTTAACCTTCAGCATAGATTCATACTTGAGCATCGTTGCACAATTAGCAAGAGTTCTTTTCAGTTGTCTAAGCTGATAACAATAAGTGGGTATGTAACATTCTAAGCCCTATCACTATTgacttagaaaataaaatacaattccATTTACCAGACATAGCTCCTTGTCTTCACACGCTATCACATACGATGACGTCACCACGAGGATCCCTAGGCAGGGCCAGAAGAACCGTGCAACCCCCATGGTCAAGCACTATCACTATGTTTGCTATACAGACATTACACTTATAAATAGTTTTCGAAGGCTACGTGCGTTTTATAAGCTAATTTATCTATTGCACCAACGATTTCGTATGGTTTGAAATCTGGCGATGCGATGCACGTGCTGATATGGTATTGTTGAATGATTAAGTTTGTTGAAATATGACTCCAGTAATAAACAGCCGTCGTCgtcgtctcagccaaatgacgtccactgctggacaaaggcctcccccaaggttttccacaatgaacggtcctgcgctgcccgcatccaggctcttcccgcgacctttaccagatcgtcggtccatctagtaggaggcctgcccacgctacgtctttcagcccgtggtcgccactcgagaactttcctgtcatgatcgaatcagaaatgaggagatccgcaggagaaccaaagtaaccgacatagctcgcagaattgctaaaatcaagtggcagtgggcggggcacatagctcgtagagacgaaaAAACAGCGTGGTTTAATTATTAGACTAGACCAGCAGGGGTCTCTAATCTACTATCTCTATCCCGCCCGCCACTGCCATCAATCCGGCCCGCGACAGCTTAAGACTAAGCCTATGTTTGCATAGGTGagcagaaaaattaaaattgttatggCCCTTGCAACATACCGATAAAATTATCATGGCCCCAAGGCTTTaaagtttggagacccctgGACTAGACCACCAGGTAGCGAGTTGATAATTCCGATTCCACTGGAAACAAAGTATTagcagggccgtctttaacctattGGGGGCCCTAGGTATTTGAGGATCAAAAGGTCTAGATTATACGAGACGTAACAAAACGGGTTCCCCTCGATCCCGGAGCCCTGGACACGTGAACCTTGTGTTTCTAATGGGAAAGATGGGCCTGAACAGCTAAATTAAACTTATAGCGGCCATAACTTCCGGCGTTAAAGTTCTGGCACGCCACACACAAGCTGGCTTGACTGCGGCGCGACGTGAGAACGACGTGACGTTTTGCATTATTGACACATCTACATGTGCCTcaatgtttagcttgatgttcTATTGTCCACAAGTAAGTTTTAATATGAGTGTTAGtttaatttatgtatgtatgtaaataaacgTTATCTTTCGAGCACAGTCTTGCAGTTTTATCATGTCAAAAACGTCATTTTTGTTGTTCTAAGATATTGTAAATTAATGTAAGGAAGGAAGGAACATGATATTCACGTCTCAACATAACTTTTTTAACATCTGAAGACCCCACATTTAAAAGGGTTTTTCTCTAcattcatacaatatttttaggGACATATGTTAGTTTGTTGGTTATATcatatatttctttattatacaGTTCATTCAAATAAGGCTTTGATAATATCTTTATCAGATAGCATTGTTTCATAATCAAACAAATCTTATGTAATCGCTATCAGTAATCAGTAGGGATCGGTAACAATACTGCAACCTTTATGTCAATGACAACAAAGTTTATATAAAGTTAATGAGCCAGATCATTGGGTTTAGTCAAAAGGGAGACCTATAAGATATTATATCGTAACTTAACAAAAATGAGAAGTGTTCTGATATTCCTTATTGTGAGTAAATATAAACATTGTgtaatattcatattcatttattcacttCGCAATGTTACAGAAGTTCCAACAATAAAGGGTAGTAGGTACAAGATGTTCAAATGTTACATTGCAACCTCCTAGAGGTATTATgtgatttgtaaataaaattaggcATTTTATCAatccataaaataaaataattagaacttttaataatttagcaaATGTAGGTAAAAGCATGCtagtgacaaactaaattacaGTATAATTACAGACGTTATTCAAATCTATTTCAACGATTATTATTGTCGCGATAACTAAAAAATTCATCGAGTGAGTAGAAGCAGTTTGAGATCTATTTGaagtttatatttatctatttgaagtttatatttatctatttgaagtttatatttatctatttgaagtttatatttatatatATCTACTTGAAGTTTATTACTAAAcggtcttaatttatttttggtcTTAATATTTTTCCGTTGAACACAAAGCATGACTGTCTTCCAAGTTGTCTCGAAGAGATGGCTCTATAGCAAAAAAAATCGCGTAAATAAATTGTGGCCTTTCCTTTATGTATCATATTTCTATATTTTCATTTCTTGTCTTGTGTTCTATCTATTCCTTATTTAAACCATGAGTAATAATACACATTATTTAGTCAGACATAAAATTACTCGTACTTTATACTCGTAGACTGTCcactaaaattaaatgttaactAAACCCATTTAAATGAAGCTTTGTCACttactatttaaaaatacttacttagcTCTTTTCAACTTCCAGATATGCACCTCACACGGAATTCGATGTGGACTCCTCACCGGTGATTTCAAACTCCGTTCCAGACCTTTATCCATCAACCACCATCATGCTCCGATAGAAATCAACATCAATACGGATAAACTAAAAGTACCTTTACCTTCTCTTTCTCTACCTAAGCCTGCCAAACCTCCTCCCTTATCAGATATCTTCAAAACTTCACTGTTATCAAAATCTTCAATACCTAAGCTACCTTCAATATCTAAATTgcctaaaatatctaaattgcCCAAAATATCGTCTTTACCTAAACCACGACTGTCTATTCTTTCCCCCTTATCACCACTATCAAAGTTACGCTCACCACTGCTCCCGTCTTTCCTTCCGCAACCACTGTTACCTATAATACCTACGATAATACCTCATTTACCTCTTCTGCCTCCTATAATACCACCTTTACCTTTAATACCTGTGATACCTCCAATAATACCTAGAATACCTCGGGTTCCATCTATAGATTTATTCAGGCCTTTAAGAGTCCCTATTTTGGGGAAATCCCCTTTACAAAAGGCTTTAGGATCGGAACTGAGTCCTGTTTCTGTTAAAATATCTGAAAGTAAAAAAGATTTGGTGTTGATGAAATTGAGGAAATTGTTGAAACAGGGATCGCTGACCACAGCTGAGTTTAATAGGTTTCGGAAATTGTtagtaagttaagtttttttttaataagaattattgtttactagttattgtttatttgtgataaaattCCTTGTTTTTTTCAAGAGAAAGAGGGTTTTACTAGTATACGTTATCGTTAAAAAGTTGTAGATATGAAAACTACGTCTTATGCCTTACTATAAGTTAGCTCTAATTATTGTAGGTATAgtagtatttatttttgtctACGATTTTGATAATTTTGTATTAATGAATTGtgatttttagaaaaataaaaagcattgttaatttatttttacttaatctACTGCAGTACTGCCTCTAAGTAGAGTCACCAGTTGTAGGTACATTAAAAATCTTTAATGGTGAAAAAGAACACTTATTACAGCTTTAATCGTGTGTTGTCCATAGAACAGATTAAAATCTAGCAATGTTACATATTTATCAATGTAGAGGGAGGAACTCCAgtgcatattatgtattatgttgaaataataaatactcagtaaacaaaaatcactttaataaattacatcttaaataataatacaaaaataataaaaacacttaTCCTAAGACATTCAACTTAAACCAGCCTTACTCCCGATTAAAACTTAGCTTTATGTCCTGATAACCCTTCGTGGTCATCTAATATGTCTGCATTACAAGTAGGTTCACCATTATAGTCCAGCTTCGGTGTTCGATCTAGCGTTCCTTAGATCTCGAATCCAGCCCGACACCTTTACCTTCAGGCTATTGTGGCTTAATTATAATCTTCAGTCGATATCAGCTTATCAAACTTGTGTTCCTTAGCCCCAGCTACTATAGCCTTGAAGGCGTTCACGAAGGCATCCTTGAAGCCGACAAACAGGGTGATGAGAGGCGACCTGGGCTTCTCCCCCGCCCGGCAAGCGAAGCAGGGCCTGGATGTCCTGGGCCGAAGTAAGGACCGCTCGAATAGCACGCTACCCTGGAACAAGCAAGAGATTTTTGGTCATGAAACTAGATAAACCAAAATCAATATTTAGGTTGCGCATGCACGTCATCATTTCTAAAACACTCGTTCAATagtaactgagtttcttgcgctgcttatTCTTATagaactggcccatttattgtcccgaagtagtggtagagttaatacggtcacatgtaaaagtgctttttgaaagcatatttgcaaaataaatgagttttgatGATTATTCGTAGCAATACCGTTATTCCTTGTTTCGTTCCttgactgctgaacataggcctcccccaaggatttccataatgtcCGGtaggtagtggcctgcatccagcgctttcgtTCCTTCATTAAGTTCATCAAGATAAAGGTGTGTTTTAATGTAAATGTCATGACTACTAACTTGGTAAACGAGAGTCAATTGAACATTGAAACTTCAAGACAAAAAAACTTCATCTTACAGTGAAcgttgaaaactattaaaactgttttttcttaaattcaaaaaatgatttttctaCGAACCTCTACAGTAATCGCAATCACAAGCAGGAGTATCCACAGCAGCTGCACTCTTAACTTCATTCTCGTAGTACACTTTCACACATAGGTAGACCACCAGGCTACTCGCGTACCATATTTTCATCAGCCACCCCATCTCGTGTATTTCTCTATTTAAGTACTTTTTCTTACAACACCTCTTCTAAACGATGGACAGACAAATGACGATCGATCCAAAATTGCGACACTTTTTTAATACGAAAAACAGAAGACGATCGTAAATAAAGAACACTTTGTTGTTTCGAAATTTGAAATGGAAAGTCTTcttaattgaaaataataaaaaaaaaacaagagacTATCTACACTGAGAAACTATCAAGATTTTAATAAGCACGTTTgctcgataagtcacaaaatcgATTTACTAATCGAGATGTATTCGTTTGCGACACTTGTGTGCGATATTGAATACCGAATGATTCTTTTTTCAGGCACGTTTATCGATAATCGATTATTACGTAACTTAGGAGACGAAGGAAATAACACGTTCGGAactaaacaaaacatttagtgaTGGTGcaacaataaaataaacgttAAAATCAGTGCAGACATGTACCGAATACAAATCGTACTAACATGTAGACAATAATCTGCTTTTACTGTTTCATAATTACTTCCTATCCCAATTTTTAACACTCATGGGAAAATAAGAGAAGCTATTGTTAAGACACGTATCAATATCGATTAAACCAATTAAGCTCTTCAATTGTGTTCTCAATCAATCAAAAAATAATTGCTACGCCCTCGTTAACGAAAAAAGCAAAGAAATATTAAATAGCCTTTTTAAACGTTTATCAATGGATAAATTGGCGCACTATCTCATCTCACTTT
Encoded here:
- the LOC135082476 gene encoding uncharacterized protein LOC135082476, which produces MPAGAPKPPPLPPPFVLPAPPPQYLLPPPPPVYLPAPLPLPPPPVYLPSPAPQPVLLPPPPSPPVYLPAPPQPILLPPPPPPSPVILPAPQPCAAPQPAPVLLPPPPSPVVLPAPPPPAPVYLPPQAPAPVYLPPPAPAPVYLPAPQPAPVVLPAPPQYLPPVAPPVVPPASPIVISLVPPECDSPAYGLPPPPPVYYPPPQYSLPPPQYSLPPPQYSLPPPQYGYPTPIPAPSPPAVPMSAYMVPPMVPCNIEAKPACESKCEKKFGKFDKFDKFDKFEKFEKSKPSCGCSKCSQPPSYPYYY